One Turneriella parva DSM 21527 genomic region harbors:
- a CDS encoding putative glycoside hydrolase, producing MKMFRSLAPLISLVLSCSAATAAPLAKPASGFAVEHDFRVRDAGLSRSGRADTSGFAADTYVTATAAYGSRLLIGTSNRGVLESADGGKNWVQQSVQKVPMALDAANQRRVYAFDNRAQFLTHKHEVLLRTDAATPAWQLVKINLRRAVIFTAIHRGKANLYLGTSVNGLEIAPLTEAAVTVALQGKKPLALKFASSNAGLPGRPHDKSHFLYEEIQAIYETPAGDLLVATGPRPALYRRRPGEKRFQKINVEKLDENFDECTSLSAVSEDNAVLSCRRGIWSGSLLNPQWSFSPHTAIVSDVASYGAYAFVAGDGNLVTYRAHRSFLTSEKKARMQNAANQRLLYTSGFNWNKRQAAVIKELQTDFWTGLVIDVKDDNGILRYDSEVPVAKAIGAVRPLYKLTDVVQKVHAVGKRVVVRLVIFKDPKLFEREGYAIRDAGGGKWIGVPGERWIDPYNPNLLSEYYVPLVKELTERGVDEIQLDYIRFPSDGAVGRCRYSHKTTDYYASEALENFLVGVRGATHLPIGADIYGYNGMYRVPGAIGQDLEVYGRVLDVISPMHYSSHFGDEYMREYPQGERAYRLLLLALSRGVYYAQGEFVMRPWIQAFPMKNSLWGYGKKYFADQIKGSADGGGDGFMFWGKFEHMQLVRQTQKE from the coding sequence ATGAAAATGTTTCGGTCTTTGGCTCCACTCATTTCTCTGGTTCTTTCGTGTTCAGCTGCGACGGCCGCGCCGCTTGCTAAACCCGCTTCGGGATTTGCCGTCGAGCATGACTTTCGCGTGCGCGATGCAGGTCTTTCGCGCAGTGGTCGCGCTGACACATCCGGCTTTGCGGCAGATACTTACGTCACGGCGACCGCCGCCTATGGCAGCCGGCTACTCATCGGCACGTCTAACCGTGGGGTGCTCGAATCTGCCGATGGCGGCAAGAACTGGGTACAGCAAAGTGTGCAGAAAGTACCCATGGCGCTTGATGCGGCGAACCAGCGACGCGTGTATGCCTTTGATAACCGTGCACAATTCTTAACGCACAAGCACGAAGTGCTGCTGCGAACTGACGCGGCCACACCCGCCTGGCAACTCGTGAAGATCAATCTCAGACGGGCGGTTATTTTCACGGCGATTCACCGCGGCAAAGCGAACCTCTATCTCGGCACTTCTGTGAATGGGCTCGAAATTGCGCCTCTGACCGAAGCGGCCGTCACTGTGGCGCTGCAGGGCAAGAAGCCGCTGGCGCTCAAATTTGCAAGTTCGAATGCCGGGTTACCCGGTCGCCCACACGACAAGTCGCATTTTCTTTACGAAGAGATTCAGGCGATCTATGAAACGCCGGCAGGTGACCTGCTTGTCGCAACCGGGCCAAGACCGGCGCTCTACCGGCGCAGGCCGGGTGAAAAGCGTTTTCAGAAGATCAACGTCGAAAAGCTTGATGAAAACTTCGACGAATGTACTTCGCTCAGTGCAGTTTCAGAAGACAATGCCGTTCTCTCATGCCGCAGGGGTATCTGGTCGGGCTCGCTCCTGAATCCGCAATGGAGCTTTTCGCCGCACACAGCGATCGTCTCTGATGTGGCTTCTTATGGCGCTTATGCCTTCGTTGCGGGCGACGGCAACCTCGTGACCTACCGCGCGCACCGCTCGTTTCTCACGTCTGAAAAAAAAGCGCGTATGCAGAATGCAGCGAACCAGCGCCTGCTCTACACCTCGGGTTTTAACTGGAACAAGCGGCAGGCTGCTGTCATCAAAGAATTGCAGACCGATTTCTGGACAGGTCTCGTCATCGACGTCAAAGACGACAACGGCATCTTGCGCTACGATTCTGAAGTGCCCGTCGCCAAAGCGATCGGGGCAGTGCGGCCCCTGTATAAACTTACCGACGTCGTGCAGAAAGTACACGCGGTCGGCAAGCGCGTCGTCGTGCGCCTCGTCATCTTTAAAGACCCGAAACTCTTTGAGCGTGAAGGTTATGCGATACGCGATGCCGGCGGCGGCAAGTGGATTGGCGTACCCGGCGAAAGGTGGATAGACCCCTATAACCCAAATCTGCTTAGCGAATATTACGTGCCGCTCGTCAAAGAACTCACAGAACGCGGGGTCGATGAGATTCAGCTCGACTATATTCGCTTTCCTTCTGACGGTGCCGTGGGACGCTGCCGTTATTCGCACAAAACCACCGACTACTATGCATCTGAAGCGCTCGAAAACTTTCTGGTCGGGGTGCGCGGCGCGACGCATCTGCCAATCGGTGCGGATATCTATGGTTACAATGGCATGTACCGCGTACCGGGCGCGATCGGGCAAGACCTCGAAGTTTATGGACGGGTGCTCGACGTGATTTCGCCGATGCACTACAGTTCGCATTTCGGTGATGAATACATGCGCGAATATCCGCAGGGCGAACGGGCTTACCGGTTATTGTTGCTTGCCTTATCGCGCGGCGTCTATTATGCCCAGGGTGAATTTGTCATGCGCCCCTGGATTCAGGCGTTTCCCATGAAGAACTCGCTCTGGGGCTATGGCAAGAAGTATTTCGCCGACCAGATCAAAGGCAGCGCCGATGGCGGGGGCGACGGCTTCATGTTCTGGGGCAAGTTTGAACATATGCAGCTCGTGCGGCAGACACAGAAAGAATAA
- the lpxC gene encoding UDP-3-O-acyl-N-acetylglucosamine deacetylase, which produces MPKPFRTTVKQPGVYEGVGLHSGEITRLTFLPADCGEGIVFFRHGGSRDDRSAVRASLENVIDTSLAVTLGGDTPGQMQLQTVEHLLYALFVLGITDVAIEVEGGTEIPIADGSAGPFIRCLQALELHHYAEKVQPLVVTRPVSVTDGERYLVAMPAPAFQVSYYIDYPHPLLKNQAVQLAYDDVTFVETIGFARTFGFMKDVEYLRSRGLAQGGSADNAVIYMPDGTTMNEFRFARESVYHKILDLIGDLALIGRPIQGHVLGARGGHALDVAFGKKLVQAFG; this is translated from the coding sequence ATGCCCAAACCATTTCGCACCACAGTGAAACAGCCCGGCGTCTACGAAGGTGTCGGCCTGCATTCGGGTGAAATCACCCGCCTGACTTTTCTGCCTGCCGACTGCGGCGAAGGCATTGTCTTTTTCAGGCATGGCGGTAGCCGCGACGACCGTTCGGCAGTGCGCGCATCGCTTGAAAATGTGATCGATACCTCGCTCGCCGTCACGCTCGGCGGTGACACGCCGGGGCAAATGCAGCTGCAGACTGTAGAGCATCTGCTCTATGCTTTGTTCGTGCTCGGCATTACCGATGTCGCGATCGAAGTCGAAGGTGGCACTGAGATACCGATCGCCGATGGCAGTGCCGGGCCGTTTATTCGCTGTCTGCAGGCACTCGAACTTCACCACTATGCAGAAAAAGTGCAGCCTCTCGTGGTGACGCGGCCGGTTTCGGTGACCGATGGTGAAAGGTATTTGGTGGCGATGCCTGCCCCGGCATTTCAGGTTTCGTATTACATTGACTATCCGCACCCGCTGTTAAAAAATCAGGCAGTGCAACTGGCATACGACGACGTAACCTTCGTCGAGACGATTGGTTTTGCCCGTACCTTTGGCTTTATGAAAGACGTCGAGTATCTGCGGTCGCGCGGCCTCGCGCAGGGCGGCAGCGCAGACAACGCGGTAATCTATATGCCCGACGGCACGACGATGAACGAATTTCGCTTCGCGCGCGAATCGGTGTACCATAAGATTCTCGACCTCATCGGCGACCTCGCTCTCATCGGCAGACCCATTCAAGGGCATGTGCTCGGCGCGCGCGGCGGCCACGCGCTGGATGTCGCCTTCGGCAAGAAGCTCGTACAGGCCTTCGGCTGA
- a CDS encoding biotin--[acetyl-CoA-carboxylase] ligase produces MRLFTTLAEVDSTNRWLIERITHLDPWHTVRAKVQTAGRGRLTRSWFSGSADTNLAFSMIVPVAKVDPGAISAGVGLALQNALSFYAQVNLRWPNDIVAQGKKLAGVLISQNSEDPHRVVVGIGVNVNSEDFPREIAGTANSLALAAGHPLRVQKLWLQLWKAVRTAFSGGVPNLDADFIARYNSVAWPFIKRSEISEELLQFQTLLPDGRALCLSPEGPVALDMAP; encoded by the coding sequence GTGCGGCTCTTTACCACGCTTGCCGAGGTTGATTCGACCAATCGCTGGCTGATCGAGCGTATTACCCACCTTGACCCGTGGCACACCGTCAGGGCGAAGGTGCAGACCGCAGGCCGTGGCAGACTCACGCGTAGCTGGTTTTCAGGTAGTGCAGATACAAATCTCGCGTTTTCGATGATTGTGCCCGTGGCAAAAGTTGATCCGGGGGCGATCTCGGCGGGTGTTGGCCTGGCGCTGCAGAACGCTCTGTCATTCTACGCGCAGGTTAACCTGCGCTGGCCGAACGATATCGTGGCGCAGGGTAAAAAACTCGCGGGCGTGCTCATCTCGCAGAACTCTGAAGATCCTCATCGCGTCGTTGTCGGTATTGGCGTCAATGTCAATAGTGAGGATTTTCCCCGCGAGATCGCCGGCACGGCTAACTCGCTCGCGCTCGCGGCGGGCCACCCGTTGAGGGTGCAAAAACTCTGGTTGCAGCTCTGGAAAGCGGTGCGCACGGCATTTTCTGGTGGCGTGCCGAATCTCGATGCCGATTTTATCGCGCGCTACAACAGCGTCGCGTGGCCCTTTATTAAACGCAGCGAAATATCAGAAGAGCTGTTGCAGTTTCAGACTTTGCTGCCCGACGGTCGGGCGCTGTGTCTGTCGCCCGAAGGGCCGGTGGCGCTCGACATGGCGCCTTAG
- a CDS encoding DUF6171 family protein, which yields MLNMVTRLLRAKPNTTCGDCAAREKYTLLNAAVDTLRGEYATDAVREERMAVCKSCEYLALGSNCKLCGCFVHLKTRYAAASCDINRW from the coding sequence ATGCTGAATATGGTGACCCGGCTCTTAAGGGCCAAACCCAATACAACCTGCGGCGACTGCGCGGCGCGTGAAAAGTATACTTTGCTCAACGCTGCAGTCGACACCTTGCGCGGCGAGTATGCCACCGACGCGGTGCGCGAAGAACGTATGGCGGTCTGCAAAAGCTGCGAATACCTGGCGCTTGGTTCAAACTGTAAACTCTGTGGCTGCTTTGTGCACCTGAAAACCCGCTATGCGGCTGCCTCGTGCGATATCAACCGCTGGTAG
- a CDS encoding MotA/TolQ/ExbB proton channel family protein, which yields MTNFNTYLAQGIGSLPSSLVSVILILISILTVTVALERGYILFRANITLDPEQGRELIRLITAKKYDAALEFCSGKLHPGYRAVARVIEGRQIHPDLLSFAREVIFEEQAGLERFTSFLGTTTTLAPMLGLLGTVTGMIKAFSAFARAAQRADQLTIGIHEALITTTLGLMIAIPALVMFNYYVKRTNQLMDECEMLVERAVKELN from the coding sequence ATGACCAATTTCAACACGTATCTGGCGCAGGGTATCGGCTCTCTGCCCAGCTCGCTCGTGTCAGTGATACTCATTCTGATATCGATTCTGACCGTGACTGTCGCGCTCGAACGCGGCTACATTCTTTTTCGGGCGAATATCACACTCGACCCCGAACAAGGCCGAGAACTCATTCGCCTCATCACCGCGAAAAAGTACGATGCAGCACTGGAATTCTGCAGCGGTAAGCTGCATCCCGGCTACCGGGCGGTTGCGCGCGTCATCGAAGGTCGCCAGATTCACCCCGACCTGTTAAGCTTCGCGCGCGAAGTTATTTTTGAAGAACAGGCAGGCCTCGAGCGATTCACCTCTTTTCTGGGCACGACGACCACCCTCGCCCCCATGCTCGGCCTGTTGGGCACGGTCACAGGTATGATCAAGGCATTCAGCGCCTTTGCGCGTGCGGCACAAAGGGCAGACCAACTGACCATCGGTATTCACGAAGCGCTGATTACCACGACGCTGGGTCTTATGATCGCAATACCTGCGCTGGTGATGTTCAACTACTATGTCAAACGCACCAACCAGCTGATGGACGAATGCGAAATGCTCGTCGAGCGCGCGGTCAAAGAACTCAACTAG
- a CDS encoding cation diffusion facilitator family transporter — translation MASGTKAIYYALAANTGIAVTKTAAAIVTASTSMTAEAIHSFADCGNQILLLIGMKKAQAPASELHPLGYGKVSYFWSFMVALLLFSVGGVFSAYEGIHKLAAPQPLQYPWVAIAVLSVGVVLETMSLFGALKEIRPSRANRSLYRWFRETRQSELMVVIGEDIAALLGLVIALVFVLLAYLTQKPIFDAIGSIVIGFLLIFIAVLITLEIKSLIIGESADDDFKSAFRLFIATRYPQLEILNLITQHHGHDIVLALKVRFRKWPASAEKLVAEINAVEKAIRLEFAAVRFIFFEPDISTKEKQGAVRPRRRR, via the coding sequence ATGGCATCAGGCACCAAAGCAATCTATTACGCGCTCGCAGCCAACACCGGCATTGCGGTCACAAAAACAGCCGCGGCGATAGTGACTGCCTCGACCTCGATGACCGCCGAGGCGATTCACTCGTTTGCCGACTGCGGCAACCAGATTCTGCTGCTCATCGGCATGAAAAAGGCGCAGGCCCCGGCGAGTGAGCTGCACCCCCTCGGCTATGGTAAAGTTTCGTATTTTTGGTCGTTTATGGTTGCGCTGCTGCTTTTTTCAGTCGGCGGCGTCTTCTCGGCGTACGAGGGCATTCACAAACTTGCGGCGCCGCAGCCGCTGCAATACCCCTGGGTCGCGATTGCAGTTTTGTCGGTCGGCGTCGTGCTCGAAACGATGTCGCTTTTCGGGGCGCTCAAAGAGATCAGGCCTTCGCGGGCAAACCGCTCGCTCTACCGCTGGTTTCGCGAAACCCGCCAGAGTGAGCTTATGGTCGTCATCGGCGAAGATATTGCAGCACTTTTGGGTCTTGTCATTGCTTTGGTCTTCGTGTTACTCGCGTACCTGACGCAGAAACCCATTTTCGACGCGATCGGCAGCATTGTGATTGGTTTCTTGCTCATCTTTATCGCCGTGCTGATTACGCTCGAGATCAAGAGCCTCATCATCGGCGAGAGCGCCGATGACGATTTTAAATCCGCCTTTCGCCTGTTTATTGCTACGAGGTACCCTCAGCTTGAAATTCTGAACCTGATCACGCAGCACCACGGGCACGACATTGTGCTCGCGCTCAAGGTGCGCTTTCGTAAATGGCCGGCTTCGGCAGAAAAACTGGTCGCAGAAATAAATGCGGTAGAGAAGGCGATTCGCCTCGAATTTGCCGCGGTGCGTTTCATCTTTTTCGAACCCGATATTTCGACAAAAGAGAAACAGGGTGCGGTGAGGCCGCGGCGGCGCAGATAA
- a CDS encoding aspartate aminotransferase family protein, protein MGEEFKTAESAREFVGLPDMNALAPAHEPRQRNAFDPAERLTLKEIRELDEKYVLQTYARMPVAFQYGAGDHLYDTEGKEYIDFLSGIAVTALGHAHSDLIAALNQQAEMLWHTSNLFFNQQQAQLARALVEINFPGKVFFCNSGTEANEAALKFMRAYGQTKSPARQKVVAVKDGFHGRTFGALSITGQDKIQKGFGEILGHIEFVAADDIAGLSAAIDSNTCGVIFEPVQGESGVIPLSSDFLKIARARCNEEGALLCFDEIQIGMGRSGHYFAYQHYGVLPDIVTMAKGLGGGFPIGAMLVAEKHAAVFEKGMHGTTFGGNHLATAVAYEVIRTIEAEKILDHVKASARYLTSALNKLKEKYPDKITEVRGLGLLIGIVFVDSIEARPLIEKALQLGLIVGRGGNSVLRLAPPLNVRKTTMDAAVEKLDQLVAGIQL, encoded by the coding sequence ATGGGTGAAGAGTTCAAAACAGCAGAATCAGCGCGCGAGTTTGTCGGTTTGCCCGACATGAATGCGCTTGCTCCGGCGCATGAACCACGCCAGCGCAATGCCTTTGACCCCGCAGAACGCCTGACCCTCAAAGAAATTCGCGAGCTCGATGAAAAATACGTGCTGCAAACCTATGCCCGTATGCCGGTCGCTTTTCAATACGGTGCCGGCGACCACCTCTACGATACAGAGGGCAAAGAATACATCGATTTTTTGAGCGGCATCGCCGTGACAGCTCTCGGCCACGCGCATTCAGATCTGATCGCCGCGCTCAATCAGCAGGCAGAAATGCTGTGGCATACTTCGAACCTCTTTTTTAACCAACAGCAGGCGCAGCTGGCGCGTGCACTTGTCGAGATCAATTTTCCCGGCAAGGTGTTTTTCTGCAATTCGGGTACCGAAGCAAACGAGGCGGCGCTGAAATTTATGCGCGCTTACGGCCAGACCAAATCACCCGCGCGCCAGAAAGTTGTGGCAGTCAAAGATGGCTTTCATGGCCGCACGTTCGGTGCTTTGTCGATCACGGGACAAGACAAGATTCAGAAAGGTTTTGGTGAAATTCTCGGCCACATCGAGTTTGTCGCCGCCGACGACATCGCAGGCCTTTCGGCGGCCATTGATTCAAACACCTGCGGAGTGATCTTCGAGCCTGTTCAGGGCGAATCAGGGGTGATTCCGCTGTCGTCTGACTTTCTGAAAATTGCGCGCGCCCGCTGCAATGAAGAAGGCGCCCTGCTCTGCTTCGACGAAATTCAGATCGGCATGGGCCGCAGCGGCCACTATTTCGCGTACCAGCATTACGGCGTTCTGCCTGACATCGTGACTATGGCAAAAGGCCTCGGGGGCGGATTTCCCATTGGCGCGATGCTTGTCGCAGAAAAGCATGCTGCAGTCTTTGAAAAGGGCATGCACGGCACAACTTTTGGCGGCAACCACCTCGCGACGGCCGTCGCTTACGAAGTGATTCGCACGATCGAAGCCGAAAAGATTCTTGACCACGTTAAGGCATCTGCGCGATACCTGACGAGCGCTTTGAACAAGCTCAAAGAAAAATACCCTGATAAAATCACCGAGGTTCGCGGGCTCGGCCTCTTGATTGGCATTGTGTTTGTCGACTCGATCGAAGCACGCCCACTGATCGAGAAAGCGCTGCAGCTCGGCCTCATCGTCGGCCGTGGCGGCAACTCGGTGCTGCGCCTCGCGCCGCCACTCAACGTACGCAAAACAACGATGGATGCGGCAGTTGAAAAACTCGACCAGCTCGTCGCGGGTATTCAACTTTAA
- a CDS encoding class I SAM-dependent methyltransferase yields MRAYLPTLGLLTMLLCVNCQKPAETTPTPDKAALEAERIAAILESPDRQSWQMPEKVIEELKLKNGDVVADIGAGTGYFARRIAEKVAPKGQSIGFDINPAMVDYMQRDAATREMKQNYRAELIQSRNPVLQKDYYDLIFFCNTYQHIENRVAYFKTLSQSLKRKGRIVIIDFSKLEKADEESGEVPANLVDKNTVKREFKKAGFRLKRDLTFLPSQFFLEFTRG; encoded by the coding sequence ATGCGCGCATACCTGCCCACCCTCGGTCTGCTTACAATGCTCTTGTGCGTCAATTGCCAGAAACCGGCTGAGACCACGCCGACGCCCGACAAAGCCGCACTCGAAGCCGAACGTATCGCTGCGATTCTCGAATCGCCCGACCGGCAAAGCTGGCAAATGCCAGAAAAGGTCATCGAAGAGCTCAAGCTCAAAAATGGCGACGTCGTGGCAGATATCGGTGCGGGTACGGGCTATTTTGCCCGCCGCATTGCTGAGAAAGTCGCACCCAAAGGGCAGTCGATCGGCTTTGATATCAACCCGGCGATGGTCGACTACATGCAGCGCGATGCAGCGACGCGCGAAATGAAACAGAACTATCGCGCCGAGCTGATACAGTCACGCAACCCGGTTTTACAGAAAGATTACTATGACCTCATCTTCTTTTGCAACACGTACCAGCACATCGAGAACCGGGTTGCCTACTTCAAGACGCTCTCGCAGAGCCTCAAGCGTAAGGGACGCATTGTCATTATCGATTTTTCAAAACTCGAAAAGGCCGACGAAGAATCGGGCGAGGTTCCGGCGAATCTGGTCGATAAGAATACTGTGAAACGGGAATTCAAAAAAGCGGGTTTTCGCCTGAAACGCGACCTGACCTTCTTGCCATCGCAGTTCTTTCTCGAATTCACCCGAGGCTGA
- a CDS encoding rhomboid family intramembrane serine protease, which produces MYSAPKATWAVLRLLYMQIALCVAIILESALLQKSGIAATFALSFNGVFEQGFVWQILTATLVHTNPLQLLFNCLTLWMFGSELEQRWGRSGFLRFYLICALGATLSFLALSAAFPAMRGDVFFSAAGVNLGLLIAYAIYWPERQVWFFFLFPVRMKFVALITGVIALSYAVSSAPFVLSAAGHLGGLLAAGTLLLLTGGEPSRLGKVFDSLAARFRPKTVHIQGSGDAAAGKTGEPAIHEARIDAILDKISRDGMKSLTNAEKKFLRDASDRMNRTRH; this is translated from the coding sequence ATGTATTCAGCACCCAAAGCGACCTGGGCGGTACTTCGCCTGCTTTACATGCAGATAGCGCTGTGCGTGGCGATCATTCTGGAATCGGCGCTCTTGCAGAAAAGCGGCATCGCAGCCACTTTCGCGCTGAGCTTTAACGGCGTATTTGAACAGGGTTTTGTCTGGCAGATATTGACTGCGACCCTAGTGCACACAAACCCGCTGCAGCTGCTTTTTAACTGCCTCACCCTCTGGATGTTCGGTTCAGAGCTCGAGCAGCGCTGGGGCCGAAGCGGCTTCTTGCGCTTCTACCTTATCTGTGCACTCGGCGCGACCCTTTCGTTTCTCGCGCTCAGCGCTGCATTTCCCGCGATGCGCGGCGATGTATTTTTCTCGGCTGCAGGCGTGAATCTTGGGTTACTCATCGCTTACGCAATTTACTGGCCTGAACGCCAGGTGTGGTTCTTCTTTTTGTTTCCCGTGCGCATGAAATTTGTGGCGCTGATCACCGGTGTCATCGCGCTTTCGTATGCCGTTTCTTCGGCGCCCTTCGTGCTCTCGGCTGCGGGGCATTTAGGGGGGCTGCTCGCGGCAGGTACCTTGCTGCTCTTAACGGGGGGCGAGCCTTCGCGACTCGGCAAGGTCTTCGACAGCCTCGCGGCACGGTTTAGGCCCAAGACAGTGCACATTCAGGGCTCGGGCGATGCCGCCGCCGGCAAGACTGGTGAGCCTGCCATTCACGAAGCGCGCATCGACGCAATTCTCGACAAGATTTCGCGCGATGGCATGAAAAGCCTCACCAATGCCGAAAAGAAATTTCTACGCGATGCTTCAGACCGCATGAACCGCACGCGGCACTGA
- a CDS encoding cytochrome P450, whose translation MADTAIAAGKIPPGPKITPLDLAAELLKGDPQIVRDPYAYFSGLHEKYGDLVYSDFGVGSFYITDNLALIRKIFVSEPRNYAKADAYLEAAHFLGNGILNSEGDFWQAQRAMVQPAFTKSRLNAFMATMLETGRHAAQHLQGQADVSGLAMHIALENICRFLFGSDFAANEKTIRAAVEFGNNFISRRIQMPFKLPIYFPSLSNLRFFWHRFELDQILYRIIDERLASPQRENRDLLGMLLAAEKESQGGKVRKEQVRDEIITLLIAGHETTGFTLAMALWLLAADAGLQQRLRDEADAATAGGQVDFEKCPLSEAVVNETLRLYPAAWIIGRRLKADEVFEGYLLKKGAQLQTGIIALHRNPRYWSEPDRFKPERFLGENAEPSVKQAFMPFGAGPRKCIGSVFAMLEMQTAIYTLLQKYRLSRVAGYEPKIEYLFTARLKEALPVVFEPIA comes from the coding sequence ATGGCAGATACAGCAATCGCGGCGGGCAAAATACCACCGGGCCCGAAAATCACCCCGCTTGATCTCGCCGCCGAATTGCTCAAGGGCGACCCGCAGATCGTGCGCGACCCCTACGCATACTTTTCGGGCCTGCATGAAAAATATGGCGATCTCGTTTACTCAGATTTTGGTGTCGGCAGTTTTTACATCACCGACAATCTTGCGCTGATTCGCAAGATCTTCGTCAGCGAACCGCGTAACTATGCAAAGGCAGATGCCTATCTTGAGGCGGCGCATTTTCTCGGCAACGGCATTCTCAACAGCGAAGGCGACTTCTGGCAGGCGCAGCGCGCGATGGTGCAACCCGCTTTTACGAAGTCGCGTCTGAATGCGTTTATGGCGACGATGCTCGAAACGGGGCGGCATGCAGCTCAGCATCTTCAGGGTCAGGCGGATGTCTCAGGGCTCGCGATGCATATTGCACTGGAGAATATCTGCCGCTTTCTGTTTGGTTCAGATTTTGCCGCAAATGAAAAAACGATTCGTGCGGCCGTCGAGTTCGGTAACAACTTCATTAGCCGCCGCATACAAATGCCGTTCAAATTGCCGATTTATTTTCCAAGCCTGAGCAATTTGAGATTCTTCTGGCACCGCTTTGAGCTCGACCAGATATTGTACCGTATCATCGATGAGCGCCTCGCATCGCCGCAGCGCGAAAACCGCGATCTGCTCGGTATGCTGCTCGCAGCCGAGAAAGAAAGCCAGGGTGGCAAGGTGCGCAAAGAACAGGTGCGCGACGAGATCATCACTCTCTTGATTGCCGGCCACGAAACGACGGGGTTTACGCTCGCGATGGCGCTGTGGCTGCTCGCCGCCGATGCCGGTCTGCAGCAGCGGCTGCGCGATGAGGCAGACGCGGCGACGGCGGGTGGCCAGGTTGACTTCGAAAAATGCCCTTTGAGTGAGGCAGTGGTCAACGAAACGCTGCGCCTTTACCCTGCCGCCTGGATTATCGGGCGCCGGCTAAAGGCAGACGAGGTGTTTGAAGGTTACCTGCTCAAGAAAGGTGCGCAGCTGCAGACGGGCATCATTGCTCTGCACCGCAACCCCCGGTATTGGTCAGAGCCCGATAGGTTTAAACCCGAACGCTTTTTGGGTGAAAATGCCGAGCCTTCGGTCAAACAGGCCTTCATGCCTTTCGGAGCAGGCCCCCGCAAATGCATCGGTAGCGTGTTTGCGATGCTCGAAATGCAGACGGCGATCTATACCCTCTTGCAAAAATACCGCCTGTCTCGTGTCGCAGGTTACGAGCCAAAAATAGAATACCTTTTCACCGCGCGCCTGAAAGAGGCGCTACCTGTTGTCTTCGAACCGATAGCCTGA
- a CDS encoding ExbD/TolR family protein produces MVRSRTRLSLRTGIELAPFVDILFLLVTYFLMNATLANNPAIKIELPKSDSSQAAETQPLIVLINQDNQIFVNDKNVPLKELGKTVNDLIKDKEKDQVIIRGDKRSSYQMIISVMDELNKSGVTRFNLATDR; encoded by the coding sequence ATGGTACGCTCGCGCACGCGGCTGAGTCTCAGAACGGGTATTGAGCTCGCCCCCTTTGTCGATATTCTGTTTTTGCTCGTCACCTACTTTCTCATGAACGCGACGCTCGCCAACAACCCGGCGATCAAGATCGAGCTGCCCAAATCTGACTCATCGCAAGCGGCAGAAACGCAGCCCCTGATCGTGCTCATCAATCAGGATAACCAGATTTTCGTGAACGACAAGAATGTGCCGCTCAAAGAACTCGGCAAAACAGTGAACGACCTGATCAAAGACAAAGAAAAAGATCAGGTCATTATCCGCGGCGATAAACGTTCGTCGTACCAGATGATCATTTCAGTGATGGACGAGCTCAACAAATCGGGCGTCACCCGCTTCAACCTCGCGACTGACCGCTGA